A genomic segment from Deltaproteobacteria bacterium encodes:
- the trpD gene encoding anthranilate phosphoribosyltransferase gives MEASRIKDFGTKIQRLIEGQDLSRDETYWMFREVLLNRQPDLQQGAFLAALVAKGETVEEIVGAWTAIDELDTVHVAPDLPDALFENSGTGMDMLKTFNVSSAAAVVAAACGVVMARHGARAITSRCGTVDVLEAVGIDVECDVEVVGDSIKKAGIGLFNGMSPKVHPGALGRILSQIRFGSTLNIAASLANPCRPTLCLRGVYTEKLLHKAAEVMRLIGYERGMVVYGKDANSGYGMDELSVSGETGVFEFTRHSQSEYTLHPEDVGLKQIPFDEIASLDNPADEALRFVRVLSGKKHVACIDFTCLNAGAILYTAGKADSLRKGVEMSREAIENNRAIEKLRQWIMCQDATGGKGLHCFELLLERSVVS, from the coding sequence ATGGAAGCTTCAAGAATAAAGGATTTTGGAACAAAGATTCAGAGATTGATCGAGGGGCAGGATTTGTCGCGGGATGAAACATACTGGATGTTCAGGGAGGTACTCCTTAACCGGCAGCCTGACCTGCAGCAGGGCGCTTTCCTGGCCGCACTTGTAGCCAAAGGGGAAACGGTTGAAGAGATCGTCGGGGCATGGACGGCTATTGATGAGTTGGATACAGTCCATGTGGCGCCTGATCTGCCGGATGCCCTGTTTGAAAATTCGGGGACAGGAATGGATATGCTGAAGACGTTTAATGTCAGCAGTGCGGCTGCCGTTGTTGCCGCCGCGTGCGGTGTCGTCATGGCCCGCCACGGGGCGAGAGCGATTACCTCTCGCTGCGGTACTGTTGATGTTCTGGAAGCTGTCGGCATAGACGTTGAATGCGATGTGGAAGTTGTGGGAGACAGCATAAAAAAGGCCGGAATAGGACTTTTCAACGGCATGAGCCCGAAAGTGCATCCGGGAGCCCTCGGCCGAATACTCAGCCAGATACGTTTCGGTTCAACGTTGAATATTGCCGCATCTCTTGCCAATCCATGCAGACCGACCCTCTGCCTGCGCGGTGTATATACGGAGAAATTGCTTCATAAAGCCGCTGAGGTCATGCGGTTAATAGGCTATGAAAGAGGAATGGTCGTATACGGGAAGGATGCGAATTCGGGGTATGGCATGGACGAGCTTTCCGTATCAGGAGAAACCGGAGTATTTGAATTTACTCGTCATTCGCAGAGTGAATACACTCTCCACCCTGAGGATGTGGGCCTGAAACAGATACCTTTTGATGAGATAGCCTCACTCGACAATCCCGCAGATGAAGCGTTGCGCTTCGTCCGGGTTCTTTCCGGAAAGAAGCATGTGGCGTGTATTGATTTTACATGCCTGAATGCCGGCGCGATACTCTATACGGCGGGGAAAGCTGACAGCCTTAGAAAAGGTGTCGAAATGAGCCGTGAAGCAATTGAGAACAACCGGGCAATCGAAAAGCTGAGACAGTGGATTATGTGCCAGGATGCGACGGGCGGCAAAGGGCTTCATTGCTTCGAGTTGCTACTGGAAAGATCGGTAGTGTCTTAG
- a CDS encoding alcohol dehydrogenase catalytic domain-containing protein, which translates to MKAVMVNEIGSFAIIEIEVPKPAAGNVLLHVNVTGLCRTDLKIIRAGHRDLVLPRIPGEEVLGTVCGLGDGVTEYSMGQRVYVYPGTSCGYCGQCRAGAENLCRDMKIMGFHRHGGFAEYVVAPEKSLIAIPETLSDEEAVFAEPLSCCLNALELADITPDETIGIWGGGTAGTLLHRASIAMKARPFIIEPDERRRSLLHGYLTPPEMSFDVCIVAVGSEEAYRQALNHLNKRGRLVVFSGLSPDRSVINVDFNQLHYFEQTITGAYGCAYRHGERALEYIGTGKIDVIDMISHRISLWELEHALELLEKRECRKILLYP; encoded by the coding sequence ATGAAGGCTGTAATGGTTAATGAAATAGGTTCCTTTGCCATTATTGAAATCGAAGTTCCCAAGCCCGCTGCAGGCAATGTTTTGCTGCATGTCAATGTTACCGGTCTTTGCAGAACGGATTTGAAAATAATACGGGCCGGTCACAGGGATCTTGTTCTTCCCCGCATTCCGGGTGAAGAGGTCTTAGGAACTGTATGTGGATTGGGCGATGGCGTCACCGAATATTCGATGGGTCAGCGTGTATACGTCTATCCCGGTACAAGCTGCGGTTACTGCGGTCAGTGCAGGGCCGGGGCTGAGAATTTGTGCAGGGATATGAAGATCATGGGGTTCCACCGTCATGGGGGTTTTGCGGAGTACGTCGTTGCTCCAGAGAAAAGCCTTATTGCAATTCCCGAAACCCTGTCGGACGAAGAGGCGGTTTTTGCCGAGCCGCTCTCATGCTGCCTCAATGCACTTGAACTGGCGGACATTACACCGGACGAAACGATAGGAATATGGGGAGGAGGTACGGCAGGCACTCTTCTCCATCGTGCTTCCATTGCAATGAAAGCCCGACCCTTTATAATTGAGCCTGATGAAAGACGGCGCTCCCTTCTGCACGGATATTTGACTCCGCCTGAAATGAGCTTTGATGTCTGTATCGTGGCGGTAGGTTCGGAAGAAGCGTACCGTCAGGCGCTGAATCATCTCAACAAGCGCGGGAGGCTTGTCGTATTTTCAGGACTTTCCCCCGATAGGTCCGTCATCAATGTCGATTTCAATCAGCTCCATTATTTCGAACAGACCATTACAGGCGCCTACGGATGTGCGTATCGCCATGGTGAACGTGCGCTGGAGTATATCGGAACGGGAAAAATAGACGTAATTGATATGATTTCTCACAGGATATCGTTGTGGGAACTCGAACATGCCCTCGAATTGCTGGAAAAACGGGAGTGCAGGAAGATACTCCTGTATCCATAG